Proteins encoded by one window of Rhodamnia argentea isolate NSW1041297 chromosome 6, ASM2092103v1, whole genome shotgun sequence:
- the LOC115746010 gene encoding protein SODIUM POTASSIUM ROOT DEFECTIVE 3-like, with translation MKRMDLFCASPASTAICTSLDQRSMVRHGTTRPIDRHRHHQQLQDRQKHHLITGHVPCSFHQLPFTPRPYSERPRRSTCPSSTKQITSGDHHEYTRRKSSADVYDLASGTPRGSSARYLLSDKPFVDWVSESGRVSSALVPIPQANSKTKCEVGSSDSPSLKASYSARSRDQVVVLRVSIHCKGCESKVRKHLSKMEGVTSFSIDMETKKVTVKGDVTPFGVLASVSRVKNAQLWPSSTTSSSPPSWSA, from the exons atgaagagGATGGATCTGTTCTGTGCATCGCCAGCGTCCACAGCGATATGCACGAGCTTGGACCAACGTTCCATGGTCCGACACGGCACCACTAGGCCCATcgaccgccaccgccaccaccagcAGCTTCAGGATCGCCAGAAACACCACCTGATCACCGGACACGTGCCTTGTTCCTTCCACCAGCTGCCCTTCACTCCGAGGCCTTATTCCGAAAGGCCCAGGAGGAGCACTTGCCCGTCGTCCACGAAGCAGATCACCAGCGGCGATCACCACGAGTACACCCGCAGGAAAAGCTCAGCTGACGTTTACGACCTCGCGAGTGGCACGCCTCGTGGATCGTCGGCCCGGTATTTGCTGAGCGACAAGCCCTTCGTCGACTGGGTTTCCGAGTCAGGTCGGGTCTCGTCCGCATTGGTACCCATTCCACAAGCCAATAGCAAGACGAAGTGCGAGGTCGGGTCCAGTGATTCTCCATCTCTCAAAGCCTCTTATTCGGCTCGATCACGCGACCAG GTCGTGGTTTTGAGAGTGTCGATTCACTGCAAGGGATGCGAGAGCAAAGTGAGGAAACACTTGTCCAAAATGGAAG GAGTGACGTCGTTCAGTATCGATATGGAGACGAAGAAAGTAACGGTGAAGGGAGACGTGACGCCCTTTGGTGTTCTCGCCAGCGTCTCTCGGGTGAAGAACGCCCAGCTCTGGCCATCTTCAACCACCTCTTCTTCTCCACCTTCCTGGTCTGCCTGA